A DNA window from Planctomycetota bacterium contains the following coding sequences:
- a CDS encoding OmpA family protein — protein sequence MTSRRGVLPGAAGAPVRDEDQIRWLISYSDFMMQLVCLFILLYAAAFVGRSRERARPPEPPALLRELEPILRRLPEGGRIRILPEAGGFRVRPGAALFAEGGEELTAEGKALVDAAAALVAPFAGRAEELEVVGHAAPGEPEAERLSRARARKAWEWATRAGAPGRLPGGRLRAAGRGAHEPSADGLDPAARALNRRVEFVVRWGASSDQTR from the coding sequence ATGACGTCGCGCCGCGGCGTTCTTCCGGGGGCGGCGGGAGCGCCGGTCCGGGACGAGGATCAGATCCGCTGGCTCATCTCGTATTCGGACTTCATGATGCAGCTTGTGTGTCTTTTCATCCTGCTCTATGCGGCGGCCTTTGTGGGGCGGTCCCGGGAGCGGGCGCGGCCGCCGGAGCCGCCGGCGCTCCTGCGGGAGCTGGAGCCTATCCTCCGGCGGCTGCCGGAGGGGGGACGGATCCGGATTCTGCCGGAGGCCGGCGGGTTCCGGGTGCGGCCGGGGGCGGCGCTTTTTGCGGAAGGCGGGGAGGAGCTGACGGCGGAGGGGAAGGCGCTCGTGGACGCGGCGGCGGCGCTCGTGGCGCCGTTCGCGGGCCGCGCGGAGGAGCTGGAGGTCGTCGGCCACGCGGCGCCGGGGGAGCCGGAGGCGGAGCGGCTTTCGCGCGCGCGGGCCCGCAAGGCCTGGGAGTGGGCGACGCGGGCGGGGGCTCCCGGGCGTCTGCCGGGCGGGCGTCTGCGGGCGGCGGGGCGGGGGGCCCACGAGCCGTCGGCCGACGGTCTGGATCCGGCGGCGCGGGCGCTCAATCGGCGGGTGGAGTTCGTCGTGCGGTGGGGCGCCTCGTCGGATCAGACGAGATAG
- a CDS encoding phosphoribosylamine--glycine ligase, which translates to MGAAPSKFLFVSRLGLIHDLALQVLQEGHAVRYAILSRADKDVADGLLEKVDAWEDHKDWADVVVFDDSDFGEAAEKLRREGKPVVGGTRTSDRLENDRDFGQSEMKAAGMTTLPSWDFTSFDEAAAFLRANPDRYVVKPSGRAQNEKVLSFVGQEDDGRDLLTLLERYRKGWSTKIKSFQIQKYVSGVEVAVGAFFNGTDFILPALVNFEHKRMFNDDIGPSTGEMGTLGLWAGENRLFRETLGRMKDRLRGYVGYIDINTIANARGIYPLEFTSRFGYPTINLQIEGVLSKWGEFLLALARGESPELRVKRGFQIAVVVAVPPFPFVDPDAFRKYSEDAVVLFKKEMREGVHPCDIKLVDGDWRLAGNSGYALVITGSGPTVEDARKEAYHRVRNVVIPNMFYRTDIGERWRRDGDLLQTWGYLV; encoded by the coding sequence ATGGGCGCCGCCCCTTCCAAGTTCCTCTTCGTCTCCCGCCTCGGCCTCATCCACGACCTCGCCCTCCAGGTCCTCCAGGAAGGCCACGCCGTCCGCTACGCGATCCTCTCCCGCGCCGATAAGGACGTCGCCGACGGCCTGCTCGAAAAGGTCGACGCCTGGGAGGACCACAAGGACTGGGCCGACGTCGTCGTCTTCGACGACTCCGACTTCGGCGAGGCCGCCGAGAAACTCCGCCGCGAGGGCAAGCCCGTCGTCGGCGGCACCCGCACCTCCGACCGCCTCGAAAACGACCGCGATTTCGGCCAGTCCGAAATGAAGGCCGCCGGGATGACCACGCTGCCGAGCTGGGACTTCACGTCGTTCGACGAGGCCGCCGCCTTCCTCCGCGCCAACCCCGACCGCTACGTCGTCAAGCCCAGCGGCCGCGCCCAGAACGAAAAGGTCCTCTCCTTCGTCGGCCAGGAGGACGACGGACGCGACCTCCTCACCCTCCTGGAGCGCTACCGCAAGGGCTGGTCCACCAAGATCAAAAGCTTCCAGATCCAGAAGTACGTCTCCGGCGTCGAGGTCGCCGTGGGCGCCTTCTTCAACGGCACCGACTTCATCCTGCCCGCCCTCGTCAACTTCGAACACAAACGGATGTTCAACGACGACATCGGGCCCTCGACCGGCGAGATGGGAACGCTCGGCCTCTGGGCCGGCGAGAACCGCCTCTTCCGCGAAACCCTCGGCCGGATGAAGGACCGCCTCCGCGGCTACGTGGGCTACATCGACATCAACACGATCGCCAACGCCCGGGGCATCTATCCTCTGGAATTCACCAGCCGCTTCGGATATCCCACGATCAACCTCCAGATCGAAGGCGTGCTCTCGAAGTGGGGCGAGTTTCTCCTGGCTCTGGCCCGCGGGGAATCTCCCGAGCTGCGCGTCAAGCGCGGCTTCCAGATCGCCGTCGTCGTCGCGGTGCCCCCCTTCCCCTTCGTGGACCCCGACGCCTTCCGCAAGTACTCCGAGGACGCCGTGGTCCTCTTCAAGAAGGAAATGCGGGAAGGGGTCCACCCCTGCGACATCAAGCTCGTCGACGGCGACTGGCGCCTGGCGGGGAACTCCGGATATGCGCTCGTCATCACGGGCTCCGGCCCCACCGTCGAGGACGCCCGCAAGGAGGCCTACCACCGCGTCCGGAACGTCGTCATCCCGAACATGTTCTACCGGACCGATATCGGCGAACGCTGGCGCCGCGACGGAGACCTGCTTCAGACCTGGGGCTATCTCGTCTGA
- a CDS encoding MotA/TolQ/ExbB proton channel family protein → MAKPDVLLILGYVGIAAIIFAALMISQGTPQEIWSFEGFLVAFGGAIVGTAAALSKEELREAVQALKVAFTVRDYEYERLIGDFVAYAGISRRDGLLGLEKVLPDISDGFLSRAVQMAIDGVEPDTVEERLSVEMATLEERHSRSRAAFDSLATMSPAFGMIGTILGLVLVLKSLDDPSQLGPRMSVALLSTFYGVVACYALWTPIVRKLERKHRHEVLYRQMIVKGIVWLQTGDSPRSIEAKLRAFLREKRA, encoded by the coding sequence TTGGCCAAACCGGACGTTCTGCTCATCCTGGGGTACGTAGGAATCGCCGCGATCATTTTCGCGGCCCTGATGATCTCTCAGGGGACGCCGCAGGAGATCTGGTCGTTCGAGGGTTTCCTGGTGGCGTTCGGCGGGGCGATCGTGGGCACGGCGGCGGCGCTTTCGAAGGAGGAGCTGCGGGAAGCGGTTCAGGCGCTCAAGGTCGCCTTCACGGTGCGGGACTACGAATACGAGCGCCTGATCGGAGACTTCGTCGCGTACGCGGGGATCAGCCGGCGCGACGGGCTTCTGGGTCTGGAGAAGGTGCTGCCGGACATTTCCGACGGATTCCTCAGCCGGGCCGTGCAGATGGCGATCGACGGCGTGGAGCCCGACACGGTGGAGGAGCGCCTGTCGGTGGAGATGGCGACGCTCGAGGAGCGCCATTCGCGCAGCCGGGCCGCCTTCGATTCCCTGGCGACGATGTCGCCGGCCTTCGGGATGATCGGAACGATCCTGGGGCTGGTGCTCGTGCTCAAGTCGCTGGACGATCCTTCGCAGCTCGGACCGCGGATGAGCGTGGCGCTTCTGAGCACGTTCTACGGGGTGGTGGCGTGTTACGCGCTCTGGACGCCCATCGTGCGGAAGCTCGAGCGCAAGCACCGCCACGAGGTGCTCTACCGGCAGATGATCGTGAAGGGGATCGTGTGGCTCCAGACGGGCGATTCGCCGCGGAGCATCGAGGCGAAGCTCCGCGCGTTCCTGCGCGAGAAGCGGGCGTGA
- a CDS encoding flagellar motor protein MotB codes for MGRPLKLFVGSGPARDETEVRWLISYSDFMMQLVCLFLLLYASTALAPEMRRRTARAYRAARGLGEPPVREGAGRGVRPGETGRTLVGGSSAAEAPSGARWRVAERAGEWLASFDGPAFGRGSVVPSPELRRALVEIAGRVGPRGGLVTVTAWASAEEGGMAAALERAGAASEILVGEGGLDPRFLQSAGALGGAAEAGRLEVRARAR; via the coding sequence ATGGGCCGGCCGCTGAAGCTTTTCGTGGGATCCGGACCGGCGCGCGACGAGACGGAAGTCCGCTGGCTCATCTCGTACTCCGACTTCATGATGCAGCTCGTGTGCCTGTTCCTTCTCCTTTATGCGTCCACGGCGCTGGCGCCCGAGATGCGGCGGCGGACGGCGCGGGCGTATCGGGCGGCGCGGGGTTTGGGGGAGCCGCCGGTGCGGGAGGGCGCGGGACGGGGGGTGCGTCCGGGGGAGACGGGGCGGACGCTGGTGGGCGGATCTTCGGCGGCCGAGGCGCCGTCGGGGGCGCGCTGGAGGGTGGCGGAACGGGCGGGGGAATGGCTGGCTTCGTTCGACGGGCCGGCGTTCGGACGGGGTTCGGTCGTTCCGAGTCCGGAGCTGAGGCGCGCGCTGGTCGAGATCGCGGGGCGGGTGGGGCCGCGGGGCGGCCTGGTCACGGTGACCGCCTGGGCCTCGGCGGAGGAGGGCGGGATGGCGGCGGCGCTGGAGCGGGCGGGGGCGGCGTCGGAAATTCTCGTCGGGGAGGGGGGACTGGATCCGAGGTTCCTCCAGAGCGCGGGCGCGCTCGGCGGCGCCGCGGAGGCGGGGCGCCTGGAGGTTCGGGCCCGCGCCCGGTGA